From Amycolatopsis sp. WQ 127309:
AAGGAGCCGTCGAGCTGGCCCAGACGGAGAACGGCACGAGCGGCGGCGTCAACGCCCAGGCCCGCGACCTGGCCCGCCGCGTCATCGATTCGCGCAGCGCCGAAGTGAAGCAGCTGCTGAACTTCAAGCCCTGACGCGCCCGGGGCTTGAAAGCCGTGAAGGCCTCCTTACCGGCTCTTATGGCCGGTAAGGAGGCTCGGAGTCATGGGGTCGTTGCAACACCACCTCGATGAAAGGTGGAGTTGCCGATGGTTCGAGCGCATCGCTGGCTGCCCAGGTCAGTGCAGCTGGAGTTCTGGGACCACATCCGGGCAGGAAAGGCGGCGAAGCCGGCCGCGCGAGCGGCCGGCTTCGCCCCCGCCACCGGAGTCCGGCTGTTCCGCCACGCTGGCGGGGTGAGCAGCAACGCACCCACCCGCCCCGGTCCGCTCCGGTTGAGCATCACTGAGCGGGACGAGATCGCCTGCCTGACCGCCGCAGGTCACGGGCCCCGCGCGATCGGCAGGATGATCGGCCGGTCGGCTTCGACGGTGTCGCGGGAGCTGGCCCGCAACACCGGCCTGACCGGGAACTACCGGCCCAGCAGCGCCCAGCACCGCGCCGAACACCGCGCGAAACGACCCAAGACCGCGAAGCTGGCCGCTGATCCGGTACTGCGGGCGGTGGTGCAGGCCGGGCTGAACCGCAAGTGGTCACCACGGCAGATCTCCGAAAGACTGGCCCTGGACTTCCCCGACCGGCCGGAGATGCGGGTGTCACACGAAACGATCTACCAATCACTGTACGTCCAAAGCCGCGGAGCGTTGCGCCGGGAACTGACCGCGGCGCTGCGGACCGGACGAGCACTGCGGATGCCGAGACGGCAAACCCAGGCCCGCCGGGA
This genomic window contains:
- a CDS encoding IS30 family transposase, which codes for MVRAHRWLPRSVQLEFWDHIRAGKAAKPAARAAGFAPATGVRLFRHAGGVSSNAPTRPGPLRLSITERDEIACLTAAGHGPRAIGRMIGRSASTVSRELARNTGLTGNYRPSSAQHRAEHRAKRPKTAKLAADPVLRAVVQAGLNRKWSPRQISERLALDFPDRPEMRVSHETIYQSLYVQSRGALRRELTAALRTGRALRMPRRQTQARRERPSGRIQDMVNISERPAEAADRAVPGHWEGDLILGKDNRSAIGTLVERSTRFVMLLHLPDGRDAATVAAAMTEMIATLPPLLLGSLTWDQGKEMAHHRTITLATGLDIYFCDPHSPWQRGSNENTNGLLRQYFPKGTDLSQHTAEDLAEVAAELNGRPRETLGWRTPAEVLTKLLLDQPTTGVATTA